In a genomic window of Elusimicrobiota bacterium:
- a CDS encoding DUF2062 domain-containing protein translates to MINNILRSIKLAYFKLLRINDSPHKIAMGFAIGSFIGIFPTFWLGGILAVFLSWIFRLNYVATILGAFIIMNPLTTPLFWILSAFVGGIIFSKKYNFVLNAIKDKSIFHNFGDLAIIYLVGNTIISLIVAVFSYWAIKRIIIDYRKRKSRIRNGK, encoded by the coding sequence ATGATAAATAATATTTTACGATCAATTAAACTCGCGTATTTTAAATTGTTAAGGATTAATGACAGTCCGCATAAAATTGCAATGGGATTTGCTATTGGTTCGTTTATCGGCATTTTCCCGACATTTTGGCTCGGAGGGATTTTGGCTGTATTTCTTTCATGGATATTTAGGCTAAATTATGTTGCCACAATACTGGGGGCTTTCATAATTATGAATCCTTTAACAACTCCCCTTTTTTGGATTTTAAGCGCTTTTGTCGGGGGAATTATTTTTTCCAAAAAATATAATTTCGTATTAAATGCGATTAAGGATAAAAGCATTTTTCATAATTTTGGTGATTTGGCAATAATCTATCTTGTTGGAAATACAATAATTTCATTAATTGTTGCCGTATTCAGTTACTGGGCGATTAAAAGAATAATTATTGACTACAGGAAAAGGAAATCGAGAATTAGAAATGGAAAATAA